From one Gossypium hirsutum isolate 1008001.06 chromosome D08, Gossypium_hirsutum_v2.1, whole genome shotgun sequence genomic stretch:
- the LOC107918645 gene encoding xyloglucan endotransglucosylase/hydrolase protein 22 produces the protein MKLIVFLVVLPWVAVFARNFSQDFDLTWGSDRVRILNNGELLTLSLDKDSGSAFQSKNEYLFGKISVQLKLVPDYSAGTVTSYYLASQGSTWDEIDFEFLGNLSGDPYTVHTNVITEGKGDREQQFRLWFDPTADFHTYSILWNPHVIIFYVDGTPIREFKNLDSTKVPFPESRAMRIHSSIWNADDWATKGGLIKTDWSKAPFTASFRNISAQACIWASGSGAYPCSSNSWQAKQLDAPSLERLMWVQKHYMIYNYCIDLKRFPQGLPLECAATT, from the exons atgaagttgattGTATTTCTTGTGGTTCTCCCTTGGGTGGCTGTGTTTGCTAGAAACTTTTCCCAAGATTTTGACCTCACATGGGGAAGTGACCGAGTTAGGATACTGAACAACGGAGAGCTGCTCACTCTCTCACTCGACAAAGACTCTGGCTCAGCTTTCCAGTCCAAGAATGAATATCTGTTTGGAAAGATTTCAGTGCAACTTAAACTTGTCCCTGACTACTCAGCTGGCACTGTCACATCGTACTAC TTAGCCTCACAAGGATCAACATGGGATGAAATAGACTTTGAGTTCTTAGGGAATTTGAGTGGTGACCCTTATACTGTTCACACCAATGTAATTACTGAAGGTAAAGGAGACAGAGAGCAACAATTCCGCCTCTGGTTTGACCCAACAGCAGACTTCCACACCTATTCCATCCTCTGGAATCCCCATGTCATCAT CTTCTATGTTGATGGGACCCCTATTAGAGAATTCAAGAACTTGGATTCAACTAAAGTTCCGTTCCCCGAGAGCCGGGCAATGAGAATTCATTCAAGTATTTGGAATGCAGATGACTGGGCGACAAAAGGTGGTCTCATCAAAACAGATTGGAGCAAAGCACCTTTTACAGCTTCCTTTAGGAACATCAGTGCACAAGCATGTATTTGGGCCTCTGGGTCTGGGGCTTATCCATGCAGCTCCAATTCATGGCAGGCAAAACAGCTGGATGCGCCAAGCCTGGAAAGATTGATGTGGGTGCAGAAGCATTACATGATTTACAACTACTGCATTGACCTAAAGCGATTCCCACAAGGACTCCCTCTCGAATGTGCTGCTACAACATAG